The nucleotide sequence GCAGGTAAGAAAAAAGATGCTGATGCGGCTGCAGCTCCTGCTAAAGCAGAAAGCAAAAGCACAGAGAAAAAAGACGATAAAAAAGAAGAGTAGTAATGATTCTTTTAAATCAATTTAATAAAAAGGATAAGCCATTTAGGTTTATCCTTTTTTTTTGCTTTGTAGAGAAATCCTCGTCAAATTATCCTTATTAAAAAATCTTTAATATCTATCATGGTAAATTATTATTTAACAACTCTACAAGTGATATTGTAAAGATGTTTAAATTTGCCGCAACTTTGTAAACTAAGACATGAAATACCAATCTAGAAAAAAAGCGATTATCTTATTAGCAGACGGGACCATTTTTCATGGTAAATCTGTAGGAGATAAGGATGGAAGTGCCGTAGGTGAAGTTTGTTTCAATACGGGAATGACCGGTTATCAGGAGATCTTTACAGATCCATCTTATTTTGGGCAATTAATGGTGACAACCAATGCTCATATTGGTAATTATGGTACTATAAGGGAAGAAAATGAATCTGATAAAGCAAAAATATCAGGTTTGATCTGTAAGAATTTTAGTTACAACTATTCAAGACCTAGGGCAGAAGCTTCTTTAGAATCATTTTTAAACGATAGTAATCTATTTGCAATTTCGGATGTTGATACCAGAGCATTGGTTACTTATATCCGTGAGAATGGAGCTATGAATGCAATTATTTCTACAGACGTAGACAACATAGAGGGGCTTAAGGCTCAACTGGAAAAAGTTCCAGATATGAATGGTCTCGAATTAGCTTCTAAAGTTTCTACGAAGGAGCCCTATTATTTTGGTAATGAAAATGCCACCTATAAAATAGCAGCGCTAGATATAGGTATCAAAAAGAATATTTTAAGAAATCTTGCTGATAGAGATGCATATATAAAGGTGTTCCCATATAATGCTACTTATGAAGATTTAAGCAAATGGAAACCAGATGGTTACTTTCTGTCTAATGGCCCGGGAGATCCTAAACCATTATCAGATGCTATAGCTCTTACCAAAACTATTATAGAGAATAATCACCCTTTATTTGGAATATGTCTTGGTCATCAGGTCATTGCAATTGCCAATGATATATCAACATATAAAATGCACCATGGGCATAGAGGTATTAATCATCCTGTAAAAAATCTTAAAACCGGGAAAGGGGAAATCACATCTCAAAATCATGGTTTTGCAGTAGACAGAAAAGAGGCTGAAGCAAATCCCGAAATTAGCATCACTCATATTTGTTTAAATGACGATACTATTGGAGGATTAGAAATGACCAATAAAAATTGTTTTTCTGTACAATATCACCCCGAGGCGAGCCCTGGGCCGCACGATGCCAGTTATCTTTTTGACGAATTTATAGACAGAATTAAAGCGACAAAATAAAATTTGTAATTAATATTATGTAAAACTCGGGGTTTAAGCCTCGGGTTTTCTTATTTATATTCATTTTAAGCGTTAATTATGTAAAGATATTGTAATTAAAAATTAGATTTGCGGATAACCATCAATCAAAAACTAATTTAATGAAACAATTTTTTACTACACTATGCCTATTAATGGGGGTACTATCTTATTCTCAAAATTCAACTCAAAATCAATTCTCTTTAAATTTTTTAATTCCTTCTTTAGAATATGAAATTGCCGTAACTAAGAATACCACTGTAGATGCAGTATTAGGGATGGGATTTGGCTATCACGATGCTTCTTACCTAGATAATCCTGAATATGGCATTTATCCTCAATTCGAAACTCAATATAGATATTATTACAATCTTGATAAAAGAATGGAGAAAGGTAAAAAGACATCAGAGAACAGTGGGAATTATCTTGCTGCTGTAGGACTTATTGCTAGTGGTGATCCTATTTTAGGAGATATGCAATTAAATAATGATTATAGTGGTTTTGTTGGGCCGGCATGGGGATTGCAACGGGTTTACAGCGGAAATTTCAAGTTGAATTTGACTCTAGGATTAGGTTTAGGTTTTAATAATGTTGATAATGCCTATTTGGCCTCTCAAATATCCTTTCAGCTTGGGTTTAAGTTGGGGAAAGAAAACCCTGAGCGTAAATAGACGAAATTTTTATTATAAGAATTACAAATTGCGCTGATTGTTAAGTTTCCATACTAAATTTCATCTCTATCTATATAATAGCTATCAAATAAATATTCTTCATGAAAATCAATTTAATTTCAATTATTACATTTTTTTTAATATCAACATGTTATGCTCAAGTTCAATTTGAGAAGGGTTATTATATAGATGTTTCAGGAAATAGAATTTCGGGTTACATAGAAAATCAGGACTGGAATGATAATCCAGAAAGTTTCAACTTCAAGATCAATGAAAACTCAGAACCTGAATTCAAAACA is from Gillisia sp. Hel1_33_143 and encodes:
- the carA gene encoding glutamine-hydrolyzing carbamoyl-phosphate synthase small subunit, whose protein sequence is MKYQSRKKAIILLADGTIFHGKSVGDKDGSAVGEVCFNTGMTGYQEIFTDPSYFGQLMVTTNAHIGNYGTIREENESDKAKISGLICKNFSYNYSRPRAEASLESFLNDSNLFAISDVDTRALVTYIRENGAMNAIISTDVDNIEGLKAQLEKVPDMNGLELASKVSTKEPYYFGNENATYKIAALDIGIKKNILRNLADRDAYIKVFPYNATYEDLSKWKPDGYFLSNGPGDPKPLSDAIALTKTIIENNHPLFGICLGHQVIAIANDISTYKMHHGHRGINHPVKNLKTGKGEITSQNHGFAVDRKEAEANPEISITHICLNDDTIGGLEMTNKNCFSVQYHPEASPGPHDASYLFDEFIDRIKATK